From the Candidatus Eisenbacteria bacterium genome, the window CTCCGCAGGCGGAAGGAGGATGCGATGACCGGAGGGGTCTACAAGTACATCGATCTGGTGGGTATCAGCGGCGTCTCGATCGAGGACGCGATCAAGAACGCCGTGGCGAAGGCAGCGCAAACCGTGCACGAGATCCGATGGTTCGAGGTCACGGAAACGCGCGGACGG encodes:
- a CDS encoding dodecin domain-containing protein is translated as MTGGVYKYIDLVGISGVSIEDAIKNAVAKAAQTVHEIRWFEVTETRGRVEKGAIVEYQVGMRLGFKLD